The Lycium barbarum isolate Lr01 chromosome 10, ASM1917538v2, whole genome shotgun sequence genome includes a region encoding these proteins:
- the LOC132615110 gene encoding uncharacterized protein LOC132615110: MADDVIPKTFRALVESAEKKYARVRDLPAYGVAKTSNHYFHKVFKAYMKLWKYQQEHRVKLIDCGLQRWEIGEIASRIGQLYFSQYMRTSEIRFLLESCIFYEAILNRKYFEGSRKDRMVRFKELRFYARFLMVCLILNRVEMVKLLVEQFKAIVDDSKAAFPGTNFKEWRLVVQEIVRFTRADSPSPDARPLRYCALYDSHPSSHPYVARFHAKKVLKFRDALLTSYHKNEAKFAELTLDTFRMLQCLEWEPSGSFYHRSPVEPRENGAVTDQSITSGLIDINLAAEMMDPALPPNPKKAVLYRPSVPLLISVVATMCEELPPESVVLIYISASGNTIQSTTSHSESSSSSKKSSKGSALSRTSYEQKSALHENYSNTNGDTGQYFENCLCLGPSRSGGSNNLYPGDLIPFTRKPLFAIIDSDKSDAFKVLHGAERGEKSALFLSPLRPSFKNPDTDVTQTGSQFTLFLAAPLQAFCQLVGLVSSDKDMDCYDEADDIISTAFAEWEVILCTLTSLDLVWAQVLSDPFLRRLILRFIFCRAVLGLFCLHERGDEYLPVCLPKLPDTFSPNSETVQPAIRRLAKLLKVGDCFRF, translated from the exons ATGGCAGACGACGTCATTCCAAAAACATTTCGAGCTTTAGTAGAATCAGCCGAAAAAAAATACGCGCGTGTACGTGACTTGCCGGCATATGGAGTTGCTAAAACAAGTAACCATTATTTCCACAAAGTATTTAAAGCGTATATGAAGTTATGGAAATATCAACAAGAGCATAGAGTCAAGTTGATTGATTGTGGTTTACAAAGATGGGAGATCGGTGAGATCGCTTCACGGATCGGTCAACTTTATTTTAGTCAATATATGAGGACTAGTGAAATTAGGTTTTTACTTGAATCCTGTATTTTCTATGAAGCTATTCTGAATAGAAAGTATTTCGAAGGTTCTAGAAAGGATAGGATGGTGAGGTTTAAAGAGTTGAGGTTTTATGCTAGGTTTTTAATGGTTTGCTTGATTTTGAACCGGGTTGAAATGGTGAAGTTGCTTGTTGAGCAGTTTAAAGCTATTGTTGATGACAGTAAAGCTGCTTTTCCG GGTACTAACTTCAAAGAGTGGAGACTGGTGGTGCAAGAAATTGTTAGATTCACAAGAGCTGATTCTCCATCTCCTGATGCCAGGCCTTTGCGATATTGTGCTCTCTACGATTCACATCCATCATCTCATCCATATGTGGCTCGCTTCCATGCTAAGAAGGTGCTAAAGTTTCGAGATGCACTGTTGACGAGTTATCACAAAAATGAG GCCAAATTTGCAGAATTAACCCTGGACACTTTCAGAATGCTGCAATGCTTGGAATGGGAACCCAGTGGATCTTTCTATCATAGAAGTCCAGTTGAACCACGAGAAAATGGTGCAGTGACCGACCAATCTATAACTTCTGGACTGATAGATATTAACTTGGCTGCTGAGATGATGGATCCAGCTTTGCCTCCAAATCCCAAGAAGGCTGTTCTTTATCGTCCTTCTGTTCCACTGTTGATATCT GTCGTCGCCACGATGTGTGAGGAGCTCCCTCCAGAGAGTGTGGTATTAATATATATTTCTGCATCAG GAAATACAATTCAGAGTACCACCTCTCACTCAGAAAGCTCTTCAAGTTCTAAAAAATCTTCGAAGGGCAGTGCTCTTTCTCGTACGTCGTATGAACAAAAGAGTGCTTTGCATGAAAATTATAGTAACACTAATGGAGATACGGGTCAATATTTCGAGAATTGTTTGTGCTTAGGTCCTAGCAGGAGTGGAG GTTCAAATAACCTCTATCCAGGCGATCTAATTCCTTTCACACGAAAACCTCTCTTCGCAATAATTGATAGTGACAAAAGCGATGCATTCAAG GTTCTACATGGGGCAGAAAGAGGAGAAAAAAGTGCTTTATTTCTCTCTCCTCTGAGGCCATCATTCAAGAACCCAGACACTGATGTAACACAAACTGGAAGTCAGTTCACTTTATTCTTGGCTGCCCCCTTACAGGCTTTCTGCCAGTTGGTTGGCCTTGTCTCATCTGATAAGGATATG GATTGTTATGATGAGGCTGATGACATCATCTCCACTGCATTTGCGGAGTGGGAGGTGATCCTCTGTACGTTGACTAGCCTAGATTTGGTTTGGGCTCAAGTTTTATCTGACCCTTTTCTACGACGGCTTATTCTCAG ATTCATATTCTGCCGTGCTGTGCTTGGCCTATTTTGCTTGCACGAACGTGGCGATGAGTATTTGCCTGTTTGTCTCCCGAAGCTTCCTGATACATTCTCACCGAACTCTGAAACTGTCCAACCAGCTATCAGACGACTTGCAAAGCTTCTAAAAGTTGGAGATTGTTTTCGATTTTGA
- the LOC132615111 gene encoding histone H3.3, which translates to MARTKQTARKSTGGKAPRKQLATKAARKSAPTTGGVKKPHRYRPGTVALREIRKYQKSTELLIRKLPFQRLVREIAQDFKTDLRFQSHAVLALQEAAEAYLVGLFEDTNLCAIHAKRVTIMPKDIQLARRIRGERA; encoded by the exons ATGGCTCGTACGAAGCAAACTGCGCGTAAGTCGACTGGAGGAAAGGCCCCTAGGAAGCAACTGGCTACCAAG GCTGCTCGTAAGTCTGCTCCCACTACAGGTGGTGTGAAGAAGCCTCACAGATACCGCCCTGGTACTGTTGCTCTTCG TGAAATCCGTAAGTACCAGAAGAGTACTGAGCTCTTGATCAGGAAGCTTCCCTTCCAGAGGCTTGTTCGTGAGATTGCCCAGGACTTCAAG ACTGATCTACGTTTCCAAAGTCATGCTGTGTTGGCTTTGCAAGAGGCAGCTGAGGCCTATCTGGTTGGTCTGTTTGAGGACACCAATCTTTGTGCCATTCACGCCAAGCGCGTGACCATTATGCCCAAGGACATTCAGCTGGCTAGGCGTATCAGGGGCGAGCGTGCTTAA
- the LOC132615268 gene encoding pentatricopeptide repeat-containing protein At4g02750-like has translation MFIRHFPSSNLKSILKFERYFSRRTSKPSKSPQVVYACNIRINTLAREGKLRLAGKVFDEMSQRDAVSWNSMITAYWQNGYLNESKKLFVSMPVRTVVSWNSMIAGCVENDCIDDANMYFRTMPEKNISSWNAMISGYVKYGMVEEASRLFDEMPKKNVISYTAMIDGYMEKGEIGKARLLFDRMTQKNEVSWTVMISGYVENECFDEAKELFQKMPAKNKNVVAMTAMVVGYCKEGRVEEGRILFDGILSKDSVAYNAMISGYAQNGCSEEAVKLLVEMLRMSLRPDQSSCASVLSACAALASPLVGRQTHAVVIKLGVDSNVSVCNALITMYSKCGSIFECELAFELITNPDLVSWSTIISAFAQHGLYKKAVAYLEQMVLRGCEPDGITFLSLLSACAHAGLVSESVSWFDSMMKNYKITARHEHYSCLIDILGRAGQLDKAYNIIQEMPVEADLTAWGALLAGCRAHSNVELGKLAGEKVMELGGDSSGPYIMLSNIYAEAGMWGEVTRVRGLMKEHGIKKQLAYSWTEIENKVHYFLGGDTSHPNIQEIRTALKRMNLQMKFQEKVLDFTDFYFLDELKCTCN, from the exons ATGTTTATCCGCCATTTTCCTAGCTCCAATCTCAAATCTATCCTTAAATTTGAACGTTATTTTTCCCGCCGCACCAGCAAACCTTCCAAATCACCCCAAGTTGTCTATGCATGCAACATCAGGATAAACACATTAGCAAGGGAAGGCAAACTCCGACTCGCCGGTAAGGTGTTTGATGAAATGTCGCAAAGAGATGCGGTTTCTTGGAATTCAATGATTACTGCCTATTGGCAAAATGGGTATCTAAATGAGTCAAAGAAACTCTTTGTATCAATGCCTGTGAGGACGGTAGTGTCTTGGAACTCAATGATTGCCGGTTGTGTGGAAAATGATTGCATTGATGATGCTAATATGTATTTTAGAACTATGCCTGAAAAGAATATTTCGTCCTGGAATGCGATGATTTCAGGTTATGTTAAGTATGGTATGGTTGAGGAAGCATCGAGGTTGTTTGATGAGATGCCAAAAAAGAATGTCATTTCTTATACTGCGATGATTGATGGGTATATGGAGAAAGGCGAGATTGGGAAGGCGAGGTTGCTTTTTGATCGTATGACACAAAAGAACGAGGTTTCGTGGACCGTGATGATTAGTGGGTATGTAGAGAACGAGTGTTTCGATGAGGCAAAGGAGCTGTTTCAAAAGATGCCAGCTAAGAATAAGAATGTCGTTGCAATGACAGCTATGGTTGTCGGGTATTGCAAGGAGGGAAGGGTGGAGGAAGGAAGGATTTTGTTTGACGGAATACTGTCTAAAGATAGCGTTGCTTATAATGCCATGATTTCAG GTTATGCACAAAACGGATGCAGCGAAGAGGCAGTCAAGTTACTGGTCGAGATGCTTAGGATGTCTCTTCGACCAGATCAATCTTCATGTGCTTCAGTGCTTTCTGCATGTGCTGCTCTTGCATCTCCTCTAGTAGGTAGACAAACTCATGCAGTTGTTATTAAACTTGGGGTAGACTCGAATGTCTCTGTATGTAATGCTCTGATTACTATGTATAGCAAATGTGGCAGCATATTTGAGTGTGAGTTGGCTTTTGAACTGATCACAAATCCAGACCTTGTTTCGTGGAGCACTATAATTTCTGCATTTGCACAGCACGGACTGTACAAGAAAGCAGTTGCATATTTGGAGCAAATGGTTCTCAGAGGATGTGAACCAGACGGTATAACATTCCTCAGCTTATTATCTGCTTGTGCCCATGCGGGGTTGGTTAGTGAGAGCGTTTCTTGGTTTGATTCAATGATGAAAAACTACAAAATTACTGCGAGGCACGAGCATTATTCTTGTTTGATTGATATACTTGGCCGAGCAGGTCAGCTGGATAAGGCTTACAACATTATCCAAGAGATGCCGGTTGAAGCTGATTTAACTGCTTGGGGTGCCCTTCTTGCTGGCTGTCGTGCTCATTCCAATGTAGAATTGGGGAAGCTTGCTGGAGAGAAAGTCATGGAATTAGGCGGTGATAGTTCAGGGCCTTACATTATGTTATCTAATATATATGCTGAAGCAGGTATGTGGGGGGAGGTCACGAGAGTGAGAGGCTTGATGAAAGAACATGGCATCAAAAAGCAACTGGCATATAGTTGGACAGAGATTGAAAATAAGGTGCATTATTTTCTGGGAGGGGATACCTCTCATCCAAATATTCAAGAAATCCGTACAGCACTCAAGCGGATGAACTTGCAGATGAAATTCCAAGAAAAAGTTCTGGACTTCACCGACTTTTACTTCCTGGATGAACTGAAATGCACATGTAATTAA